TATCTCACGACCTCAGCGCACAATCTGCTGCGCGACGAACTGCCCGTGAGCTCCTTAAGGAAGCCGACGTGTACCTACGTTTTGGCGATTGGTGGACAGCACTAGACAAATACACGTCGGCCATTAACGCCGATCAAACATTTGCCGAGGCTTACATGAAAAGAGCCTTGCTCAATGAGAAAATAGGCCGTTTTGAGGACGCCATGCGCGACTACAACCGAGCCATTGAAATCAACCCCTACTCGGAGTTTCACTACGACAGGCGGGCCAAACTCAAAATGGTTTCGGGCGATTACCGCGGAGCCATCGACGATATCACCACTGCCATTTCAATAGCCCCCGACAAACGTGAGTACCGTACCCGAAGGGTGGACGACTACATTGCCATCGGAGAGTACCAACGTGCGCTGGAAGACCTCGACACCCTTGCCGTGTACGACACAACGGATGTGCTGGACGATATGCGTATGGCACTCGCCCTTATGCTGATGGGCGAGTTCAAAGACAGCCGCGATATTCTCCGGAAAATCAATGATACGCACCCCCGGTTTTCGATGGCACACGACATGATTGGCTTGCTATACCTGCGCGAAGGTGAGTACAAGGATGCTGAGCGCGCCTTCACGCGAGCCATCTCATTGAACCCGGGCTTTGCGCTGGCCTACTACAACCGCTCTGTTGCTTACCGACTGATGGATCAACCCAAAAAAGCCATTGACGACCTAAACGAAGCCATTGAAATCGGGCGCAAGCCCTCCAGCGTATATTTCTCCAGAGCCATCATCCGCAAGGAAATGGGCGACCTCAAAGGCGCTAATGAGGATTACGGCCGTGCGTTGGACATGGACAGCACCTACACCGACGCGTTGTTTAACAGGGCTTTTACCCTGAAACTGCTGGGTGAATTTAATCACGCACTTGAAGACGCCATGGACCTGGTAGAACTGGAGCCCGAAAGCGCCGAAGCATGGAATCTCAAGGGCAACATCTACATGCTGTTCGGAAGGTATCAGGATGCCATTTCGGCGTACACCCGCGCCATCAACCTCAACCCCAACCTGCTGGATGCTTTTAGCAACCGCGGTGTAACGTATCTGATGATTCATCACCAGCGCATGGCCTGCAACGATCTGGAGCGCGGGGCGTCGGGCGGTCATGCAAAATCACAGGAACTGATGCAGTATTTCTGTGGGAACTGATGGGCCAGGCCTCAGGTAAGGACTGGTCTACAACGCTATTTGTTCAAATCCCTCCTGCTGTTTCGCCGTGTTAAAACCTATGGAATAGGCATAAGTTGAAGCCGGAAGAAAGGTAAGTTCCACACCCTTGGCCCGCTTCTTCCCCATGGTTTGAATGGTGGTAACGAGCGCGTCGCTGATCTGGTTCTCTGCACAAAAGGCCAACAGTGATTTCAATTTAGTTGGGTTTTCAAAATGCTGATCACTCCACTTTATTTCAAGTGCCCACGAAGGCTTCATATTCAATGGGTTCAAATGAACCATATCCACCTCACCCTGCGCCCAACGTGCGTAGTACGGAAGCATATTCTGGCGATGCATCCACTGTGCATAGACAGCTGTTTCAACAG
Above is a genomic segment from Cryomorphaceae bacterium containing:
- a CDS encoding tetratricopeptide repeat protein — its product is MLLRRRLAFLLYLVAVPIALRTANNCISKRVDFILMTMRIFFILSLVFALISHDLSAQSAARRTARELLKEADVYLRFGDWWTALDKYTSAINADQTFAEAYMKRALLNEKIGRFEDAMRDYNRAIEINPYSEFHYDRRAKLKMVSGDYRGAIDDITTAISIAPDKREYRTRRVDDYIAIGEYQRALEDLDTLAVYDTTDVLDDMRMALALMLMGEFKDSRDILRKINDTHPRFSMAHDMIGLLYLREGEYKDAERAFTRAISLNPGFALAYYNRSVAYRLMDQPKKAIDDLNEAIEIGRKPSSVYFSRAIIRKEMGDLKGANEDYGRALDMDSTYTDALFNRAFTLKLLGEFNHALEDAMDLVELEPESAEAWNLKGNIYMLFGRYQDAISAYTRAINLNPNLLDAFSNRGVTYLMIHHQRMACNDLERGASGGHAKSQELMQYFCGN